The proteins below are encoded in one region of Limnochorda pilosa:
- a CDS encoding heavy metal translocating P-type ATPase, protein MDHPSPEEPSTVEVAEATQGSREAAVAVADPPSRLRTQLVLPDLDCPHCAGRVAEAIRGVDGVLEAHVNPTTRRAHLLYDPARLSMERLVQAVRQTGYRIDGARLQVGLVGIHCASCVDRLEKALLKVPGIRSAEVSLGTQKVTLEYGLGRLDLQGVRQAIESVGYTPVLPGEPGPAPTPNRLQVHPQREGQGPNPAETTAAHPGHGTALRPTEPEVEAEELTPQEEAARREYRDTFNRAIFGIVVGVVVMIFSFRRLIPGLATIPEETARWIWMALGALSLFVMLWAGRVFFTGARAAFRHHSADMNTLIAVGTAAAWLYSTIALVWPGLFPEGTAEPFYDVVTVVIGLVLLGQALEIRARGRSSEAIRKLLNLQAKTARVIRDGNELDLPVEEVVVGDVIRVRPGEKVPVDGVIVDGESALDESMLTGEPIPAEKGPGDEVIGATLNTSGSFTFRATKVGKETALAQIVQMVEEAQGSKAPVQRLVDVVAGYFTPAVILVAILTFIVWFDFGPSPALTYALITAVTVLVIACPCALGLATPMSLMVGVGKAAERGVLIRNGEALEGAQTLEAIVLDKTGTITRGKPALTDVVALEGFSEKELLNLVAGVERGSEHPLAQAIVDGARERLGDDLPEAKQFQALSGRGVIGRVDDREVRLGNRSLMQEAGIDTAALASEAERLAGEGKTPMYAAVDGKPAGLIAVADTIKEDSVEAIRALRELGLEVIMLTGDNRRTAEAIARQVGIDRVLAEVLPDEKAHQVQKLQMEGKKVAMVGDGVNDAPALAQADVGIAIGTGTDVAIEAADVTLITGSLWGVVYAIEVSRATMRNIRQNLAGAFGYNTLGIPIAAGVLFPAFGVLLSPLIAGAAMAFSSVTVVTNANRLRGFRSRLVPERVGA, encoded by the coding sequence ATGGATCACCCGAGTCCGGAGGAGCCGAGCACGGTCGAGGTTGCCGAGGCAACCCAGGGCTCCCGGGAAGCCGCCGTCGCGGTAGCTGACCCACCCTCCCGTCTCCGCACGCAACTGGTCCTGCCGGACCTCGACTGCCCCCACTGCGCGGGGCGGGTGGCCGAGGCGATCCGAGGGGTCGACGGGGTGCTGGAAGCCCACGTCAACCCCACGACCCGCAGGGCGCACCTGCTCTACGACCCCGCCCGCCTCTCTATGGAACGGCTCGTTCAGGCCGTGCGCCAGACAGGGTACCGCATCGACGGGGCACGCCTGCAGGTGGGCCTCGTGGGGATCCACTGCGCTTCGTGCGTGGACAGGCTGGAGAAGGCGCTCCTGAAGGTACCGGGGATCCGCTCGGCGGAGGTGAGCCTCGGCACTCAGAAGGTCACGCTCGAATACGGCCTGGGCCGACTGGACCTGCAGGGGGTCCGGCAGGCGATCGAGTCGGTGGGCTATACCCCCGTACTCCCGGGTGAGCCAGGCCCCGCCCCAACCCCGAACCGGCTCCAGGTACATCCCCAGCGTGAGGGCCAGGGCCCGAATCCTGCCGAGACCACCGCCGCCCACCCCGGCCACGGCACCGCGCTGCGGCCTACCGAGCCGGAGGTCGAAGCAGAGGAGCTCACCCCCCAGGAGGAGGCGGCCCGCCGGGAGTACCGCGATACCTTCAACCGGGCCATCTTCGGCATCGTCGTGGGCGTGGTGGTGATGATCTTCAGCTTCCGGCGGCTCATCCCGGGGCTCGCCACGATCCCCGAGGAGACGGCCCGCTGGATCTGGATGGCGCTGGGGGCGCTCAGCCTCTTCGTCATGCTCTGGGCGGGCCGGGTCTTCTTCACAGGGGCTCGGGCCGCTTTCCGGCACCACTCGGCGGACATGAACACGCTGATCGCGGTCGGTACCGCGGCGGCCTGGCTCTACTCCACCATCGCCCTGGTCTGGCCCGGCCTCTTCCCCGAGGGCACCGCCGAACCCTTCTACGACGTGGTGACGGTGGTCATCGGGCTGGTCCTGCTGGGCCAGGCGCTCGAGATCCGCGCCCGGGGCCGGAGCTCGGAGGCCATCCGGAAGCTCCTGAACCTGCAGGCCAAGACAGCCCGGGTGATCCGGGACGGGAACGAGCTGGACCTGCCCGTGGAGGAGGTGGTGGTGGGCGACGTGATCCGGGTCCGGCCCGGCGAGAAGGTCCCCGTGGACGGGGTGATCGTGGACGGTGAGAGCGCGCTGGACGAGTCGATGCTCACCGGCGAGCCCATCCCCGCGGAGAAGGGCCCCGGCGACGAGGTGATCGGCGCGACGCTGAACACCAGCGGCTCCTTCACCTTCCGGGCCACCAAGGTGGGCAAGGAGACGGCCCTGGCCCAGATCGTCCAGATGGTGGAGGAGGCCCAGGGCTCCAAGGCTCCCGTCCAACGGCTGGTGGACGTGGTGGCCGGCTACTTCACCCCCGCGGTGATCCTCGTCGCCATCCTCACCTTCATCGTCTGGTTCGACTTCGGTCCCTCGCCCGCCCTCACCTATGCGCTCATCACCGCCGTGACGGTGCTCGTCATCGCCTGCCCCTGCGCCCTGGGGCTGGCCACCCCCATGTCGCTCATGGTGGGGGTGGGAAAGGCGGCGGAGAGGGGCGTGCTCATCCGGAACGGCGAGGCGCTGGAGGGCGCCCAGACCCTGGAGGCCATCGTGCTGGACAAGACCGGCACCATCACCCGCGGCAAGCCTGCCCTGACCGACGTGGTGGCCCTGGAGGGCTTCTCCGAAAAGGAGCTCCTGAACCTGGTGGCGGGGGTGGAGCGGGGATCGGAGCATCCCCTGGCCCAGGCCATCGTGGACGGCGCCCGCGAGCGCCTGGGCGACGACCTTCCCGAGGCGAAGCAGTTCCAGGCGCTCTCGGGGCGCGGCGTGATCGGCCGGGTGGACGACCGGGAGGTGCGCCTGGGCAACCGCAGCCTCATGCAGGAGGCGGGCATCGACACGGCGGCGCTGGCGTCGGAGGCGGAGCGGCTGGCCGGAGAGGGGAAGACCCCCATGTACGCCGCGGTCGACGGGAAGCCCGCCGGGCTCATCGCGGTGGCCGATACCATCAAGGAGGACTCGGTGGAGGCGATCCGGGCCCTCCGGGAGCTGGGGCTCGAGGTGATCATGCTCACCGGCGACAACCGGCGCACCGCGGAGGCGATCGCCCGCCAGGTGGGCATCGACCGGGTCCTGGCCGAGGTGCTGCCCGACGAGAAGGCCCACCAGGTCCAGAAGCTCCAGATGGAGGGCAAGAAGGTGGCCATGGTGGGCGACGGGGTGAACGACGCTCCCGCCCTGGCTCAGGCCGACGTGGGGATCGCCATCGGCACGGGCACCGACGTGGCCATCGAGGCGGCCGACGTCACCCTCATCACCGGGAGCCTCTGGGGGGTCGTCTACGCGATCGAGGTCAGCCGGGCGACCATGCGGAACATTCGCCAGAACCTGGCCGGCGCCTTCGGCTACAACACGCTGGGCATCCCCATCGCCGCGGGGGTGCTCTTCCCCGCCTTCGGGGTGCTGCTCTCGCCCCTGATCGCCGGCGCTGCCATGGCCTTCAGCTCAGTCACGGTGGTGACCAACGCCAACCGGCTGCGGGGGTTCCGGTCCAGGCTGGTGCCCGAGCGGGTCGGGGCCTGA
- a CDS encoding cupredoxin domain-containing protein: MLIAKLLVTAGGLGLMALVAWYFWFSREAGVRAETTAGGRQEVTVVVKAGYDPDVVVVEAGRPVRLNFRREEAAGCSERVVFPAFDKSARLPTGETVSIDLDPPGPGEYEFACQMGMYRGKLVVERA; the protein is encoded by the coding sequence ATGCTGATCGCGAAACTGCTGGTCACCGCCGGGGGTCTGGGGCTGATGGCCCTGGTAGCCTGGTACTTCTGGTTCTCCCGGGAGGCGGGCGTCCGGGCGGAGACCACGGCGGGCGGACGCCAGGAGGTGACCGTGGTGGTCAAGGCGGGCTACGACCCGGACGTGGTGGTCGTGGAGGCAGGCCGTCCGGTGCGCCTCAACTTCCGGCGGGAAGAGGCGGCCGGATGCTCCGAGCGGGTGGTCTTCCCTGCCTTCGACAAGAGCGCCCGGCTTCCCACCGGCGAGACCGTCTCCATCGATCTGGACCCTCCCGGGCCCGGCGAGTACGAGTTCGCCTGCCAGATGGGGATGTACCGGGGGAAGCTGGTGGTGGAGCGGGCGTGA
- a CDS encoding cell wall-binding repeat-containing protein, whose amino-acid sequence MAIRWTVREVHELAAPGAPAGTAPTAVPVQGTAPRCLPLTSQTTVTTRVAGKDAAATSVATAESGWPEPGIPELRAGVAIVVRGDGSHFQDALVASALMHHPRNGPILFTDPNNLDPIVAAELHRLSPRGVEIPMPDDQDRPVGVQVFLVGDLGRLIEQQVQRLGFRTLRLQGDDVFETAALVARLLGPPATLILASGETFVEALPAAAWSAHMGQPVLLTRRDQLPPPTTQTIQTAGNPNVYLVGSERTISAAVERTVRELTEGIVARISGATPAEISVELSRFRSPAGDFGWGITEPAGWGFRFSAVDAWQSAVAGNVFSHLEHHAPLLLVERDRIPGAVEEYIRSVNPRHPEPQPPFMHGFVVGPPEEVACAVQFRLEFLLRTVIE is encoded by the coding sequence ATGGCTATCCGCTGGACCGTACGCGAGGTGCATGAACTCGCGGCGCCAGGCGCCCCGGCGGGAACCGCACCAACGGCCGTTCCGGTGCAGGGGACCGCACCACGGTGTTTGCCGCTGACCTCGCAAACGACCGTGACGACGCGTGTCGCCGGGAAGGATGCTGCAGCCACCTCGGTGGCAACGGCCGAATCCGGCTGGCCCGAACCGGGAATCCCCGAGCTTCGAGCCGGCGTGGCCATCGTGGTGCGCGGAGACGGGAGCCATTTCCAGGATGCTCTGGTGGCCTCCGCACTGATGCACCACCCGCGCAACGGACCCATCTTGTTCACGGACCCGAACAACCTGGATCCCATCGTGGCCGCGGAGCTCCATCGCCTGAGCCCGCGCGGGGTAGAGATCCCCATGCCCGACGATCAAGACCGGCCGGTGGGGGTCCAGGTCTTCCTCGTCGGTGACCTCGGCAGGCTGATCGAGCAGCAGGTCCAGCGGTTGGGCTTCCGTACGCTCCGCCTGCAAGGGGACGACGTGTTCGAAACCGCCGCCTTGGTCGCCAGGCTTCTCGGCCCGCCGGCGACCTTGATCCTGGCTTCAGGCGAGACGTTCGTCGAAGCGCTGCCGGCCGCCGCCTGGTCCGCACACATGGGCCAACCCGTCCTGCTGACCCGGCGCGACCAACTGCCGCCTCCAACCACCCAAACGATCCAGACGGCTGGGAATCCCAACGTCTACCTGGTAGGCAGCGAGCGGACGATCTCGGCCGCGGTCGAACGCACCGTACGCGAGCTCACGGAGGGAATCGTGGCGCGCATCTCGGGCGCCACACCGGCCGAAATCTCGGTGGAGCTGTCCAGGTTCCGGAGCCCGGCGGGCGACTTCGGCTGGGGGATCACAGAGCCTGCCGGGTGGGGGTTCCGGTTCTCGGCCGTGGATGCCTGGCAGTCCGCCGTGGCAGGCAACGTCTTCTCGCACCTGGAGCACCACGCACCCCTGCTGTTGGTTGAACGTGATCGGATTCCGGGTGCGGTGGAGGAGTACATCCGGAGCGTCAACCCACGCCACCCCGAGCCCCAGCCGCCGTTCATGCACGGCTTCGTCGTCGGACCGCCTGAAGAGGTGGCCTGTGCGGTCCAGTTCAGGCTCGAGTTCCTGCTGCGCACAGTGATCGAGTGA